The following DNA comes from Streptomyces sp. Ag109_O5-10.
GGTGATCGAGGCGCCGCACGGGACGACGATCGTGGCGGTGACCTTCCCCGGGGGCGTGGTGCTCGCCGGTGACCGTCGGGCCACGATGGGCAACGTGATCGCCCAGCGGGACATCGAGAAGGTGTTCCCGGCGGACGAGTACTCGGCCGTCGGTATCGCCGGCACCGCCGGTCTCGCCGTGGAGATGGTCAAGCTCTTCCAGCTGGAGCTGGAGCACTTCGAGAAGGTCGAGGGCGCCCAGCTGTCCCTGGAGGGCAAGGCGAACCGGCTGTCGACGATGATCCGGTCCAACCTCGGCATGGCGATGCAGGGGCTGGCGGTCGTGCCGTTGTTCGCCGGGTTCGACGTGGACCGGGCCAAGGGCCGGATCTTCTCCTACGACGTCACCGGCGGCCGGTCCGAGGAGCACAACTTCGCGGCCACGGGGTCCGGCTCGATCTTCGCGCGGGGCGCGATGAAGAAGCTGTTCCGCGAGGACCTGTCCGAGGAGCAGGCGACCACACTGGTGGTGCAGGCTCTGTACGACGCGGCCGACGACGACTCGGCGACGGGTGGTCCCGATGTCGCCCGCCGGATCTACCCGATCATCACCGTGATCACCGACGCCGGTTTCCGCCGGCTCACGGACGACGAGTCCTCCGAGCTGGCCCGTGCGGTGCTGGCGCGCCGCCTGGAGGAGCCGGACGGCCCGCGCGCGGCGCTGCTGTAGGGCGCCGACGTTCTTATCAAGGTGATCCCAGTGACTTCGACGGAACCCTAAGGAAGGGGACGGATACCGGTGTCGACGCCGTTCTATGTCTCACCTCAGCAGGCGATGGCGGACCGTGCCGAGTACGCCCGCAAGGGCATCGCGCGTGGCCGCAGCCTGGTTGTGCTCCAGTACGCCGACGGCATCGTGTTCGTCGGTGAGAACCCGTCCCGTGCGCTGCACAAGTTCAGCGAGATCTATGACCGGATCGGTTTCGCGGCCGCCGGTAAGTACAACGAGTACGAGAATCTGCGGATCGGTGGGGTGCGGTACGCCGATCTGCGTGGTTACACCTATGACCGTGACGATGTGACGGCGCGTGGTCTGGCGAACGTGTACGCCCAGACGCTGGGCACGATCTTCTCGTCGGCGGCGGAGAAGCCGTACGAGGTGGAGCTGGTCGTCGCGGAGGTCGGGGAGACTCCGGAGGGTGACCAGATCTATCGGTTGCCGCACGACGGCTCGATCGTGGACGAGCACGGTTCGGTGGCGGTCGGTGGCAGTGCGGAGCAGATCAGTACGTATCTGGACCGTGAGCACCGGGAGGGTATGACCCTGGCGGAGGCCCTGAAGCTGGCTGTGACGGCGCTGTCGCGGGAGTCGAACGGTACGCAGCGGGAGATCCCGGCGGAGCGTCTCGAGGTCGCGGTGCTGGACCGGACGCGTCCGCAGAAGCGGAAGTTCAAGCGGATCGTGGGTCCGCAGTTGTCGCGGCTGCTGGAGGCGGGCGGTGCGGCGACGGCCGCGGAGGCCGAGGACGCCGAGGAGTCCGGCGGAGACGTCGAGTAGGTTCTCGTATCGGCTCGTGTCAGCCCTTTCTGCGCGCCCCGTCCGGTGGTCATCGGACGGGGCGCGGGCGTTTCACGAGGGGCGTGGGGGTGCTGTGGAGCCTCGTACGACGAGTTCGACGGGGATGTCGCCGTGTTCGGGTTCGCGGCCGTCCAGGACGGCGAGGAGGGCCTGCATGCCGCGTTCCCCGAAGAGTTCCGCGTCCAGGCGTACGGTCGTCAGCTCGGGGTCGATGGCGGTGGCGAGGGCGAGGTCGTCGAGGCCGGTGACGGAGATGTCGTCGGGGATGCGCAGGCCTTGGCGGCGGAGGGCTTTGTAGGCGCCGGCGGCGAGTTTGTCGTCGTCGCAGACGAGGGCGGTGGGGCGGGGTCCGGGGGTGGTGAGGGCGGCCTCGGTGGCGGCTTGGGCGCCTTCGATCGAGATCGGGGCGCGGATCGTGCGCAGTGAGGTGCCGGGTACCGCTGACGTGCGGGTGGCCAGTTCGTGTGCGCGTACCTCGAAGGTCCAGGAGGCGATGTCGGCGGCCAGGTGCAGGAAGTGGCGGTGGCCGAGGTTCAGGAGGTGGTCGGCGGTCTGGCGTACGCCGTCGGCGATGTCGAGGTTGACGGTGGCGGCGCCGAGGCTGCCGTCGGGGTCGCTGTCGAGCATGACGAGGGGGAGCTGGTCGCCGCGGATGGCGGTGAGGGCGTCGGCGGCCATGGAGGAGGCGATGACGCCGTCGAGGGCGGACTGGGCGGAGGCGAAGGGGTCGCGGGCCGGGCCGATGCCTTCGGGGGAGGGGTAGAGGAGGACGCCGAAGCCGTGCGCGGAGGCGACGCGGGCGGCGCCGGTGTAGACGCCGGCGAAGAACTCGGTGGTGAGGGCGGGGACGACGAGGAGGACGGTGCGGGTGCGGCCGAGGCGGAGGTTGCGGGCGGCGAGGTTGGGGCGGTAGCCGAGGTCGCGGGCGGCTTCGCGGACGCGTTGGGCGGTGGTCTCGGAGACGCGGCCGCGCCATTTGTCGCCGAGCACGAGCGACACGGCGGCCTGGGAGACGCCGGCTGCCTGGGCGACGTCGCGGCTCGTGGGGCGCGTGCTGCTGGGTGGCACCGGGGGTGGGCTCCTTCGTCTGGACGTGTGAACAGCGCACATGGTACGTATGAGAGACGGGGTTATACGTAAAACGTGGAGGTGGGACATGGCCGCGGGGTACCTGGAGATCCTCAGGGCGAGGCACGCGGCCCGGCTGCTGGCGGGGACGCTGGTGGGGCGGCTGCCGAACGCGACGGCGGCGATCGCGATCGTGCTGTTCGTGCGGGCGGAGGGCGGCACGTACAGCCTGGCGGGGGCGCTCGCGGCGGTGTACGGGGTGGCCAACGCGGTGGGTCAGCCGGTGCTGGGGCGGCTGGTCGACCTGCGCGGGCAGCCGCGGGTCCAGTTGCCGGCGGCGCTGGCGTCGGCGGGTGCGATGGCCGTGTTCGCGTTCGCGGGTACCGGGTCGCTGCCGGTCGCGTACGCGGCCGTGGCGGCGGCGGGGCTGTTCACTCCGCCGCTGGAGGGCGGGTTGCGGGCGCTGTGGCCGAGTGTCCTGGGTGGGGAGGAGCGGGTCCACACGGCGTACGCGATGGACGCGGTGGCGCAGGAAGTCATGTTCACGGTGGGGCCGTTGCTGGTGACGCTGTGCGTGTCGCTGTGGTCGGCGCGGGCGGCGCTGCTGATGGTGAACGTGGTGGGGGTGCTCGGGGCGCTCTCGGTGGTGGTCTCGGCGCCGTCGCGGGCGTGGCGGTCGGCGCCGCGTGAGGCGCACTGGCTGGGTGCGCTGCGCTCGCCGGGGCTGCTGGCGCTGCTGGGCGCGTTCCTGTTCGTGGGGATCGCGCTGGGGTCCATCACGGTGGCGTCGGTGCCGTACGCGGACGGCCACGGGGGTGACGCGGTGTACGGCTGGATGATGGCGGCGCTGGGGCTGGGTGCGCTGCTGGGGGGCAGTGTCTACGGGGCGCGGCGGTGGGCGGGGGAGCCGGCGCGGCGACTGCGCGTGCTGGTGGCTCTTCTGGCGGTGTGTTATCTGCCGCTGATGCTGATGCCGGGGGCGTTGGCCATGGTGTTGCTCACAGTGCTGGCCGGGGTGTTCCTGGCGCCGGCGATCGCGTGTGCGTTCGTGCTGGTGGACCGGCATGCGCCGAGGGGCACGGTCACCGAGGCGTTCTCCTGGCTTGTGACGACGTTCACAGTGGGGGCGTCGGTGGGAACGGGCGTGGCCGGGCCGGTGGTCGAGGCGGGCGGGGCCCTGTGGGGGTTCGCGGTGCCGGGTGCGGCGGGGGGTGTGTCGCTGCTGGTCCTGGCGGTCACGGGGCGGGTCCTCGCAGCTCCCGGTGGGGGTGCGGTGGTTGCGGCCGGTTCGGAAAATGATCCAAATCGTGCTGTCGAACCCCGTTTCAGCTCAGGGGATCGGGCGTAATGTTCAGTCATGGACCGCCGCATTTTCGGGCTGGAGAACGAGTACGGCGTCACGTGCACGTTCAGGGGACAGCGCCGCCTGTCGCCTGACGAGGTGGCGCGGTACCTCTTCCGCCGTGTCGTGTCATGGGGCCGTAGCAGCAATGTCTTTCTGCGGAACGGCGCCCGGCTCTATCTCGACGTGGGCTCACATCCGGAATACGCGACACCCGAGTGTGACAATGTGACCGAACTGGTCACCCACGACAAGGCCGGCGAGCGCATTCTCGAAGGGCTGTTGGTGGACGCCGAACGACGCCTGCATGAGGAAGGAATCGCGGGCGACGTCTACCTTTTCAAGAACAACACGGACTCGGCGGGCAACTCCTATGGTTGCCACGAGAACTATCTGGTGGCGCGGCACGGGGAGTTCTCCCGGCTCGCGGACATCCTCATTCCGTTCCTGGTGACCCGGCAGCTGCTGTGCGGCGCCGGGAAGGTGCTGCAGACCCCGCGCGGTGCGGTGTACTGCGTGAGCCAGCGGGCGGAGCACATCTGGGAGGGCGTCTCCTCGGCGACGACGCGTTCCCGGCCGATCATCAACACGCGCGACGAGCCGCACGCCGACGCCGAGCGCTACCGCCGGCTGCACGTCATCGTCGGCGACTCGAACATGTCCGAGACGACGATGCTGCTGAAGGTCGGCGCCACCGACCTGGTGCTGCGCATGATCGAGGCGGGCACGGTGATGCGGGACCTCACCCTGGAGAACCCGATCCGGGCGATCCGCGAGGTCAGCCACGACATCACGGGCCGGCGCAAGGTGCGTCTGGCCAGCGGCCGGGAGGCCTCCGCCCTCGAGGTGCAGCGGGAGTACTACGAGAAGGCCGTGGACTTCTGCGAGCGGCGCGGCATCCGCACCGGCACGGTCGAGCAGGTGCTGGAGCTGTGGGGCCGGACGCTGGACGCGATCGAGGCCGAGGACCTGGACCGGATCGGCACCGAGATCGACTGGGTGATGAAGTACAAGCTCATCGAGCGGTACCGGGCCAAGCACAACATGACCATGTCCCATCCGCGGGTGGCGCAGATAGACCTCGCCTATCACGACATTCACCGTCGTCGGGGTCTGTATTACCTGCTGGAGAAGAAGGGTCAAGCCGCGCGGATCTGCAATGACTTGAAGATCTTCGAGGGCAAGTCGGTTCCGCCGCAGACGACTCGGGCGCGGCTGCGCGGTGACTTCATCAGGAGGGCCCAGGAGCAGCGCCGGGACTTCACGGTCGACTGGGTGCATCTCAAGCTCAACGACCAGGCGCAGCGCACGGTGTTGTGCAAGGACCCGTTCCGTTCGGTCGACGACCGGGTGGAGAAGCTCATCGCCGGTATGTGAGAGATCGGCACAGAACGCCACACGGGCGCCGTACGTTTTCCGTACGGCGCCCTTCTCACGTCGTAGAGTTGCGCGCACGCCATCCGCAAGATCGACCGATTACGAGGCTCTTCCGTGCGCCGACGCTCTCTCCTCCTTGCCGCTGTTCCCGCGGGACTGGTCACGCTCGCCGGGTGTGGTGACAACTCGTCCTCCTCCAGCAAGGCCAGTGCCTCGCCGTCGGCGTCCGCCTCGGTGCCGCCGCCGAAGATCGTGGACGGGCCGTTGCCGGCGATCACGGCGGGCACGAAGTTCAACGAGAAGCCGACGGTGGCCAAGGGCACCGGTGACCCGTCGAAGAACCTGGCGGTCAAGACGGTGATCGCGGGCAGCGGCAGGACGGTCGCGGAGAACGACTTCATCCAGGCCAACTACCTGGGGCAGATCTGGTCCACGGCGAAGGTCTTCGACCAGTCGTACGACCGCACGCCGCTGCTGATGCAGCTCGCCGCGGGCAGCATCATCGACGGCTGGCGGTACGGGCTGGCCGGGAAGAAGGTCGGCAGCCGGGTGCTGATGGCGGTGCCCCCGACGTGGGGCTACGGCAGCGCCGGCAATGCGCAGGCGGGGATCAAGGGCACCGACACGCTGGTGTTCGTGGTGGACATCCTGAACTCGTTCAACTCGAAGAGCTCCAGCACGGGCAAGGAGGTCGCGCAGAGCGACCCGTCGCTGCCCAAGGTCGGCACGAACACGGACGGCAAGGCCCCCTCGATCGAGATTCCCAAGGTGGACCCGCCGAAGACGCTGGTGTCGAACTACGTGCTGGAGGGCGACGGCGCGGCGGTGCAGCCGGCGCAGACCGTCCTGTGCCAGTTCAAGGGCGAGGTCTGGGACACCGGCAAGGTCTTCGAGCAGACGTACGAGAGTGGGCGGCTGGCGCAGTTCTCGCTCGCGCAGATGCAGGAGGTCCTCAAGGGGCTGGCGCAGGGCATCACCGGGAAGAAGGTGGGCAGCCGGATCCTGGTCGTCACGCCGCCGGAGCTGGCCTACGGGAACAACCCGCCGAGCGGTGGTGTGGTGAAGAAGGGTTCGACGCTGGTGTTCACGGTGGACATTCTTGCGGCGATGTAGTCGCGGGGGCGTGAGTCGGGCGGGGATGAAAGACTGTCCGCGTTCCGTGTCGTACACAAGCAGGAGCAGAAGACGTGAGCATCGACAAGCCCGAGATCGACTTCCCCGAGGGCCCGGCCCCGGCCGACCTGGAGATCAAGGACATCTGGGAGGGTGACGGCGAGGTGGCCCAGGCGGGTCAGACCGTCACCGTGCACTACGTGGGTGTCGCGTTCAGCACCGGCGAGGAGTTCGACGCCAGCTGGAACCGCGGCACGCCGTTCCGCTTCCCGCTGGGCGGCGGCCGGGTCATCAAGGGCTGGGACCAGGGCGTGCAGGGCATGAAGGTCGGCGGGCGCCGCCAGCTGACCATCCCCGCCCACCTCGCCTACGGCGACCAGAGCCCGACGCCTGCGATCAAGCCCGGCGAGACGCTGATCTTCGTCGTGGACCTGCTCGGGGTCTGATCCCCGTCCCCGGCCGGCGTCGTTCGGACGCCGTCCGGTCCTGGCCGGGAACCGGCTGGACGAGGGCCCGTGCCGTGTGCGCGGGCCCTCGGCGTTTGTCGTGTCGTGTCCGTTTCGGCCCTCATTGTTTGGACTGGCTTTTGCCGTGACACTCCGGAGCGGTACGGTCATCGGTCAGGAGCACCATAGGGAAGACGAAGGGCGTCGATGGCCATTGCCAAGGCCGAGCGGCTGATGAACCTGGCGCTGTGCCTGCTGGGGACGCGGCGGCCGCTCAGCAAGCGTGAGCTGCGCGAATCCATCGAGGCCTACCTGGAGGCGGGCAGCGACGACTCCTTCAGCCGGATGTTCGAGCGGGACAAGGACGATCTCCGCGAACTCGGGCTGGTGATCGAGACCGTCGAGAACCTGGACGGCGAGGTCGGCTACCTCGCGCGCCGCGACAGCAACCGTCTGCCGCCCATCACCCTGGACGCCGAGGAGGCCGCCGCCCTCGGTCTCGCCGCGAAGGTCTGGCAGCAGGCCCGGCTGGCCGGTGCCGCCAGCGGTGCCCTGCAGAAGCTGCGCGCGGCCGGCCTCCCCGAGGATGTCGACCCGTACGAGGCGCACGGCGCCCTGGAGCCGCGGATCCCGGTGCACGAGGCCGCCTTCGAGCCGCTGATGCTGGCCTGCCGGGACCGCCGCCCGGTCGTCTTCGACTACCGCAAGGCCAACGCCGCCCGCCCCGAGACCCGGACCGTGGAGCCCTGGGCCCTGGAGTGCTGGCGAGGCCACTGGTACCTGGCGGGCTGGGACCGCGACCGGGGTGCCGAGCGGGTGTTCCGGCTGTCCCGGATCACCGGGAAGGTCCGCTCCCGAGGCACTCCCTTCACCGCGCCGGTCCCGGACGTCGTCACCGTCCGCGAGACCGTGGCGGGCTGGGCCGGTGAGATCGCGGACCGTTCCGCGCTGATCCGGCTGCGCTCAGGTGCCGGCTACCCCCTTCGGGCGAAGGCCACCGCGGTGCGGGAACTCGGAGACGGGTGGGACGAGTTGGAGATTCCGTACGGGCACGGGCTGGACGCCTGGCTGGTGGAGTTCGGGCCGGACGTCATGGTGGTCGAGCCGGCCGAGCTGCGCGCCGACGTGGTGGACCGGCTGCGTGCCGTGGCCAAGGGCTGAGGGGGAGCGGAGCAAGGCAGTGGCAGGAAAACCGGTCAGGCCCGTGAACGCCATCGACCAGACCCGGCGGATGCTCTCCCTGGTGACCTACCTGCGCGAGCGCCCCGGCGCCCGGATCGCGGACGTGGCGCGCGCCTTCGGGATCACCGAGGACGAACTGGTCTCCGACCTCGACGTGCTGCCCATGTGCGGCACCAGCTTCCGGGGCGGCGATCTGCTGGACATCGACACCGACGGCGAGCGCATCTGGTGGCACAACGCGGCCGCGCTCGGCGAGGAGGCCGCCGAACCGCTCAGGCTCGCCGCCGACGAGGCGACCGCGCTCCTGGTCGCCGCCCGCGCGGTGGCCACCCTGCCGGGCCTGCGCGAGGGCGACCGGCAGGCGCTGCTGCGGGCCACCGCCAAGCTGGAGACCGCGGCCGGCGAGGCGGGTGACGCCAGCGCCCGGCTCTCGGTGACCTTCGAGTCCGAGGGCGGGGTCTTCGCCGACGTCGACCGGGCGATCGCCGAGCGCCGCCGGCTGTGGATCCGCTACTACTCACCGGCCCGCGACGAGGTCACCGAGCGCGAGATCGACCCCATCCGCCTGGTCAGCGTCGGTCACACCTATGTGGAGGCCTGGTGCCGCCGCTCCGAGGCCCGGCGCACCTTCCGGCTCGACCGGGTCGCCGAGATCAAGATCCTCGACGAGCCGTCCGCACCCCCCGAGATCGAGCTGCGCGACCTGTCCGAGGCCCTGGTGCAGCCGGCCGCCGAGGATCCCGAGGTGGTCGTCGAGGTCGGCCCCGGCGGCCGCTGGGTCGCCGAGTACTACCCGCACGACAGCGCCGATGAGCTTCCCGACGGCGGGCTGCGTATTACTCTGCGCACCCCCGATCCGACCTCCCTGCGCCGGCTGGCGCTCAGGCTCGGCGGAGACGGCCGGATCGTGTCACCGCCCGAGCTGGCCGACAGCGCCCGCCGGGCGGCCCGCGAGGCACTGGCGGCGTACGACCAGGTCGGGCACGGCGACGTGGAAGGGCATGAGTGAGCCGGAGCGGCGAGCCGGCGAGGGTGAACGGTCAAGAGGAGGGGCGAGGGTTTTGAACGAGTCTTCGGTGGTTCTGGACGGGACTTCGGGTGCCGGTGGCGCGGGCGCGCGGGAGATGACGGTCGCGGCCGCCTTCGCCGGGATGAGAAGAGTGGTCCCCGTGGTGTTCAGGGCCGGCTGCCCGGACTGCCGGAGCAGTTTCGAGCTCGCCGCGAGCGCC
Coding sequences within:
- a CDS encoding LacI family DNA-binding transcriptional regulator; this translates as MCAVHTSRRRSPPPVPPSSTRPTSRDVAQAAGVSQAAVSLVLGDKWRGRVSETTAQRVREAARDLGYRPNLAARNLRLGRTRTVLLVVPALTTEFFAGVYTGAARVASAHGFGVLLYPSPEGIGPARDPFASAQSALDGVIASSMAADALTAIRGDQLPLVMLDSDPDGSLGAATVNLDIADGVRQTADHLLNLGHRHFLHLAADIASWTFEVRAHELATRTSAVPGTSLRTIRAPISIEGAQAATEAALTTPGPRPTALVCDDDKLAAGAYKALRRQGLRIPDDISVTGLDDLALATAIDPELTTVRLDAELFGERGMQALLAVLDGREPEHGDIPVELVVRGSTAPPRPS
- a CDS encoding MFS transporter, which codes for MAAGYLEILRARHAARLLAGTLVGRLPNATAAIAIVLFVRAEGGTYSLAGALAAVYGVANAVGQPVLGRLVDLRGQPRVQLPAALASAGAMAVFAFAGTGSLPVAYAAVAAAGLFTPPLEGGLRALWPSVLGGEERVHTAYAMDAVAQEVMFTVGPLLVTLCVSLWSARAALLMVNVVGVLGALSVVVSAPSRAWRSAPREAHWLGALRSPGLLALLGAFLFVGIALGSITVASVPYADGHGGDAVYGWMMAALGLGALLGGSVYGARRWAGEPARRLRVLVALLAVCYLPLMLMPGALAMVLLTVLAGVFLAPAIACAFVLVDRHAPRGTVTEAFSWLVTTFTVGASVGTGVAGPVVEAGGALWGFAVPGAAGGVSLLVLAVTGRVLAAPGGGAVVAAGSENDPNRAVEPRFSSGDRA
- a CDS encoding YafY family protein; its protein translation is MAIAKAERLMNLALCLLGTRRPLSKRELRESIEAYLEAGSDDSFSRMFERDKDDLRELGLVIETVENLDGEVGYLARRDSNRLPPITLDAEEAAALGLAAKVWQQARLAGAASGALQKLRAAGLPEDVDPYEAHGALEPRIPVHEAAFEPLMLACRDRRPVVFDYRKANAARPETRTVEPWALECWRGHWYLAGWDRDRGAERVFRLSRITGKVRSRGTPFTAPVPDVVTVRETVAGWAGEIADRSALIRLRSGAGYPLRAKATAVRELGDGWDELEIPYGHGLDAWLVEFGPDVMVVEPAELRADVVDRLRAVAKG
- the prcB gene encoding proteasome subunit beta, which translates into the protein MEANTRSTGRLPAAFLTPGSSSFMDFLGEHQPELLPGRRQLPPTQGVIEAPHGTTIVAVTFPGGVVLAGDRRATMGNVIAQRDIEKVFPADEYSAVGIAGTAGLAVEMVKLFQLELEHFEKVEGAQLSLEGKANRLSTMIRSNLGMAMQGLAVVPLFAGFDVDRAKGRIFSYDVTGGRSEEHNFAATGSGSIFARGAMKKLFREDLSEEQATTLVVQALYDAADDDSATGGPDVARRIYPIITVITDAGFRRLTDDESSELARAVLARRLEEPDGPRAALL
- a CDS encoding FKBP-type peptidyl-prolyl cis-trans isomerase, with protein sequence MRRRSLLLAAVPAGLVTLAGCGDNSSSSSKASASPSASASVPPPKIVDGPLPAITAGTKFNEKPTVAKGTGDPSKNLAVKTVIAGSGRTVAENDFIQANYLGQIWSTAKVFDQSYDRTPLLMQLAAGSIIDGWRYGLAGKKVGSRVLMAVPPTWGYGSAGNAQAGIKGTDTLVFVVDILNSFNSKSSSTGKEVAQSDPSLPKVGTNTDGKAPSIEIPKVDPPKTLVSNYVLEGDGAAVQPAQTVLCQFKGEVWDTGKVFEQTYESGRLAQFSLAQMQEVLKGLAQGITGKKVGSRILVVTPPELAYGNNPPSGGVVKKGSTLVFTVDILAAM
- a CDS encoding FKBP-type peptidyl-prolyl cis-trans isomerase, producing the protein MSIDKPEIDFPEGPAPADLEIKDIWEGDGEVAQAGQTVTVHYVGVAFSTGEEFDASWNRGTPFRFPLGGGRVIKGWDQGVQGMKVGGRRQLTIPAHLAYGDQSPTPAIKPGETLIFVVDLLGV
- a CDS encoding YafY family protein yields the protein MAGKPVRPVNAIDQTRRMLSLVTYLRERPGARIADVARAFGITEDELVSDLDVLPMCGTSFRGGDLLDIDTDGERIWWHNAAALGEEAAEPLRLAADEATALLVAARAVATLPGLREGDRQALLRATAKLETAAGEAGDASARLSVTFESEGGVFADVDRAIAERRRLWIRYYSPARDEVTEREIDPIRLVSVGHTYVEAWCRRSEARRTFRLDRVAEIKILDEPSAPPEIELRDLSEALVQPAAEDPEVVVEVGPGGRWVAEYYPHDSADELPDGGLRITLRTPDPTSLRRLALRLGGDGRIVSPPELADSARRAAREALAAYDQVGHGDVEGHE
- the prcA gene encoding proteasome subunit alpha; translated protein: MSTPFYVSPQQAMADRAEYARKGIARGRSLVVLQYADGIVFVGENPSRALHKFSEIYDRIGFAAAGKYNEYENLRIGGVRYADLRGYTYDRDDVTARGLANVYAQTLGTIFSSAAEKPYEVELVVAEVGETPEGDQIYRLPHDGSIVDEHGSVAVGGSAEQISTYLDREHREGMTLAEALKLAVTALSRESNGTQREIPAERLEVAVLDRTRPQKRKFKRIVGPQLSRLLEAGGAATAAEAEDAEESGGDVE
- the pafA gene encoding Pup--protein ligase, encoding MDRRIFGLENEYGVTCTFRGQRRLSPDEVARYLFRRVVSWGRSSNVFLRNGARLYLDVGSHPEYATPECDNVTELVTHDKAGERILEGLLVDAERRLHEEGIAGDVYLFKNNTDSAGNSYGCHENYLVARHGEFSRLADILIPFLVTRQLLCGAGKVLQTPRGAVYCVSQRAEHIWEGVSSATTRSRPIINTRDEPHADAERYRRLHVIVGDSNMSETTMLLKVGATDLVLRMIEAGTVMRDLTLENPIRAIREVSHDITGRRKVRLASGREASALEVQREYYEKAVDFCERRGIRTGTVEQVLELWGRTLDAIEAEDLDRIGTEIDWVMKYKLIERYRAKHNMTMSHPRVAQIDLAYHDIHRRRGLYYLLEKKGQAARICNDLKIFEGKSVPPQTTRARLRGDFIRRAQEQRRDFTVDWVHLKLNDQAQRTVLCKDPFRSVDDRVEKLIAGM